The Phycodurus eques isolate BA_2022a chromosome 17, UOR_Pequ_1.1, whole genome shotgun sequence nucleotide sequence cgcccagggagcattccagggtatcagtgtcttgctcaaggacaccacagccgagAGTCCGGGGGAtattggcggatggtccagttggGGCCTTGAACCTAGATCCCCCACGGTGGTAAGTGATGAttttaaccattgggccacagctgcccaaaactgggttagggttatCACATCCCGAGCCAAGTAATAGATTACTCTTCAAACCATAGTaatcagattacagttactCTTAAATTCTACTGGGTGTGACAGATCTGCATCAGTGATGTGACACATTTCAACCGAAATTTAACAGAAATAGACTATTGCTACTCGGTTGCAGCAGAGAGTAACATGAGGCATCCAAAAGAACAAGACATCTTTCACTGACAGTGCATGTAATATGTTTAGATAGACCTTCATTgagccttttgttttgtttttttagaaaaaaaacccacaattgTTAACTATTCCTAACTAAAAGGCACACAAGGAAAAACTACATTATGAAACAaaggagggcggcacggtgaatgactggttagagcgtctgcctcacagttctgaggactggggttcaatccctggccccgcctgtgtggagtttgcatgttctccccgtgcctgcgtgggttttctccgggcactccggtttcctcccacatccaaaaacatgcatgctaggttaattgacgactctaaattgcctgtaggtttGAATATGtgcgcggatggttgtttgtgtgtatgtgccctgtgattggctggcaaccagttcagggtgtaccccgcctcctgcccgatgttagctggaataggctccagcacgcccgcgaccctagtgaggagaagcggctcagaaaatggatggatggatgaaacaaaGGCACATTAGATAGAAACCATGAATGCCTCATGGAACCATGAGGCATTCTGGGAGGTCACGTTTTGCTGCATGTGAGAGTAACGAGTGACGTCAAGTATGTGTATCTCTCATGTATACAAGCAGTCAGTCAATAATGGAGAAAGGGGAGAGGCTCGCATTTTCAAGGAATCACTAGTTtgagtttccatccatccatctattttctgaaccgcttatcctcactagggttctGGGTGTGCTGGTAAAGATGAAATTATTGAGGTTCATTGTACACTCTGCTGTCGACAAAGTATTTTATAGCTTCAAAAACATTACGTCAGTTGCGAAGAAACGTTTTAAGTCGCACATTTACATTCAAGCTTACAGAGAAAGTCGCACCTGTAGTTATGAACAAAAGGTAGGTATGACATGCCCCTTGCTGCATGACTACGCCTCCACTTGCTTGTGGAGTCAGCGCATTTCATGTTTGTGGACGGCAggaaaaccaaaataacaagaatGCATGCACATTGCATACTGTACAATGATCAAAACGAGGAACTAGTAGTAACCTTTTAAAGGTaagctatactgtatatgtaccgtaaatctcatgtataatacgctctcAAGTATAATACTCCCATCCCAAAATTAAATCATTCAATGtacgtaccgcttatcctcactagggtcgcgggagtgctggagcctatcccagctatcttcggacgagaggcggggtacaccctgaactggtcggcagccaatcgtagggcacatataaacaaacaaccattcacactcacagtcatacctacggacaatttaaagtcctcaaataacctaccatgcatgtttttgagatatgggaggaaactagagtacccggagaaaactgcaacaggcggggctgggatttgaaccccagtcctcagaagtgtgaggcagatgtgctaaccagtcgcccactgtgccgtcCCCCCAAAATAGAAATCAGGAACACCTTacttcctatgtataatgcgcacccatgactttctatccattgatatatttttatacaataaatGTTAGTGGTGATTCCCTCCGAATTTGTCTTTCTAACTAAGTCTGATCAGGTCATGTGCCCAAAAAAGACAGCCAAAATCTGCAGCGGGTGgataaacatgcataaattctattaacattcacattatttCAACTATTTATGATATTGGCGGCTAACTTACTCAAAAGAGCATTTTTACAACTATACAATGGCGCGAGGCACGCTGGGAAATCTTCTGATAGCGACGTCACTGTTGAGTCACTCTTGACGTCATCGTGGCAGCTTTACTATACCTATGTATGAtggtgcactattgactttagaagattttttggggaaagaaaTTATCagtgagaaattacggtagcaGCAGGGTAGAAAACAAGGTACTGATGGAGTGCTACTATCTTAGTAACCCCAGTGAAAGGGGATATATGCAGAGAATGTGGGAGGATTGGACTCCTTGGAACCCCACATCCACAATGAGTAGGAAACAACTATGGTGGCTCAGTTTTTTAATATCAGCGAAGGGGAACTTACTATCACAGTTAGAGATAGATGAGGTTCAATGTACCTCATCTGTGGTACAAAGATAGGTACTGCAAGGGGGAGCCAGGACAAAAGGTCATTGTGTCGAGATTGGTTTCCAAGCACCACAAACAGAACAGGTCAATACAAGAGCAATTGCCCTGAGAGAGAAGATCATGAAGTCCTGGGGGAACTCAGCTACCTCCTGCTTGCCAAGGCTAAAGAAAGAAGTACTATTCCTCCTGTTGTCCCTACTGAATGACATCAATTCAGCACTGCTAAGCATCCTGACCAAGAACATCACCGAGACCAATCGGCTAATATATGCAGCGGTATAAGTTATCCCAGAGATGGCAGGAGCAAGGACAACCTCCATGGAAGAGGTTTGAGGCAAAAATAAGGGCGACCGGGAGAGACGTTAGCCTCCTAACAGAGCAAAGCAGAAGGTGTGAAACTTAAGATAGAACTGCCCAGACTGACAAGCAGAGCACAGCAACCTCCCGGAAGAAGAAGCAGTAGCCATAACACTGGCAGATATCCAAGCAACAGTGTCTAAGATGAAAAGTTGGACAGCACCAGGGCCAAACAtgattcacacctactggctaAAGAAGCTAACTGCTCTCCATGAATGCCTGGCAGTACAAATGTACAAGCTCCTAACATCGGTGAGCCACCCAGAATGGCTAACCCAAGTTTGGACAGTCCTCATCATGAAGGACCCCCAGAAGGGAACAACACTATTAAGCTACCAGCCTATAACCTGGCTCAGCACCAAATGGAAGCTCATATCAGGCATCATAGCGGCTAAAATGAGGAGGCATATGGATCTGTACATGCAGAGCACAGAAAGGCTGACACCAGGGGAGCCAAACATCTGCTACTGGTCGACAGGGCAATTGCCCAAGACTGTAAAACCAGAAGTACCAACCTGTGAACTGCCTGGATTGACCACAAGAAAGCCTACGACTCGATGCCACATACATGGATACTGGAGATCAACAGCATTCTAAGAACATTAATCAATAACTACATGAGGAAGGCAACTAAAAAAGCAACTAAAAGCCATTGCACAGGTGAACATCAAATGTAGCATTTTCCAAGAAGATGCTCTGGTCCACACTGCTGTTCTAGATAGGGCTGAGCCCCCTAGGTAAAATCATAACCAAGAGTGGTTTCGGGTATCAGTTCAGAAGTGGAACAACGATCAGCCACGAATGAGCGTGACATCGACTCCCTGATCTACCTCACAAGAATATACAGCAATGACACTGGAATTTCATTCACACTTGATAAGTCTTTCACAGGCAATGGCAACCATGAGGAGGTAACTCGAAGAACAGCCATAGCCAAATACCTAAAAGCGGGTGAGTTGGATCCTGACTGAATGGCAAGAATTAGATCCAGGCTATTAATACTGTGCACTAATCAGATACCCCGCTGGCATAATACCCTGgccactggaagagatgcaaggCAATGACATCAAGACAATAAAGCTCCTTACAATGCACTGAGGGTTCCACCCCATATTCAGCATCCTGAGGCTGTGCACAAATCAGAAAGAGGGGGGCAAGGGTTAGCGAGCATCACAGGCATTATCCAAGAGAAAACAACAGGTCTCAAagaatgaagaagaagatggcCCCCATGGACGAACGACTAAAATAATTCTTCAGGCAACAGAATCCCAGTACAGAGAAGAAGCCAGAGGGGCTGTCATGGGAAGACAAGCCCCTGCATGGCATTTACCACCGACAAATTGAAGAAGTGGCTGCGATAGAGAAAATGTACCAGTGGCTGGAAAAGACTGGACTGAAACACATCACAGAGGCTCTAATCATGGCGGCATAAGAACAAGCCTGAAACACAAGATCAATAGAGGCCGAGGTCTACCACATCAGACAGGACCCCAGATTCAGGCTGTGCAAAGACTCCCCAGAGACAGTGTACCACATCAGAACAGGGTGTAAGATGCTGGCAGGCAAGGTACCAAGATCTGTACCAAATATGGACTGGAAGTCCCAGAATCAAGATGGCAGACACCACCCAAGGTTGTTGAGAACAAACAGGCTAAGATCCTGTGGGACTTCAAGATCCAGACTGACAAACTAGTGGTGGCCAACCAGCCTGACATATAGTGGTAGCGGATAAACATCAGCAGACTGCAGTCGTGATAGATGTAGCAATCCCGAGTGATAGCAACATCCAGAAAAAGGAATACAAAAACCGGTAGAAATATCAAGAACTGATTGAAGAACTTGAGAAAATTGGAATGGTGAAGGCCAGGGAGGATGGCTTCAAAATCCAAAAATCCGGTCAGTCTGTGGAGAGTTTTAATGTTCTCCTAGTGCCTGCTGTGGGTTTTCCAtgggtcctccggtttcctcccacattccaaaaacatgcatggtaagttaattgaagtttctaaattgcccatggatgtaaatgtgagtgtgaacgattgtttgtctatatgtgccctttaTCTggccagttcagtgtgtaccccgcctctcgcccagagttagctgagataggcaccagcacgcccgcgaccctagtgaggataaacgagatggaaaatggatgcatggatgaaaaactttattcttcacatttttgtgaaaaatacacTTCAAATAAAGTATTGGCAAAACCGGTGGCCATTTTCACGTTGAGGCAGAGTTGTCGCCATTTGCTGAATGTAATTTATAAAGTTACTTGTtatctaacttagttacttttaaaatcaagtaatcagttgagtaaataaattacttttaaatCCAAGTAATCAGTGAAGTCATTAAGTCAGTTCATGTTAACTGTGGCATCACTGGTCATACACGACATAAATTCCTTCAACCTGTATAatgttaaacatccatccatccatgcattttctgtaccacttatccacaTTAcggttgtgggtgtgctggagcctatcccagctcttcgggcgagaggggggtacaccctgaactggtcgccagccaatcgcagggcacatataaacaaacaaccattcacactcacattcacacctacgggcaatttagagtcgccaattaacctggcaggaatgtttttttggggggatatgggaggaaacaggagtacctggagaaaacccaagcaggcacggggacaacatgcaaactacacacaggtgaggccggatttgaaccccggttcgcagaactgtgaggcagatgtgctaactagttgtccaccatgccgccattaTTAGACATGTTAAATTAATTATACTGTGGAACAAAGCTAAGGTATCAGTAGATAACCACCAAAGCATAAGGAAACCTTATAATtgagatttatttttcaaatattaaattCATCCAAGGGATCCAAGAAGCAAGCAATTCAATTCGTGAGACATTTCAACCAGGTTTTTCAGCATGACACGTACACATTTCAGTATAACACAACAGAtagtcccctccttgagccctCACCCAATAATGGTGGAGGTGTTTgggtgtcccaatgatcctaggagctaagttgtctggggctttatggccctggcagggtcacccatgacaaagaggtcctaggtgagggaccagacaaagtacggctcaaagacccctgaTGATGACGACAATAATTAGATCTTGCCCGGACTCGGGTAACCGGGGCCCCCCTGTGGAGCCAGgactggaggtggggctcgaaggcgagcgcctggtggccgggcctgcacccatggggctcggctgggcacagcccgaaagggtaacgtgggtcccccttcccatgggctcaccacctgtgggaggggccataggggtcgggtgcaatgtgagctgagCGGTGGCCGGAGGcaaggaccttggcgatccgatccccggctacagaagctggctctagggagatggaatgtcacctctctggcagggaaggacccTAAGCTGATCTGTGAGGTCGAAAAGGtctgacgagatatagtcgggctcacctccacacatggcttgggctctgataccagtcctcttgagaggggttggagtcccttccactctggagttgcccacggtgagaggcgcctatcaggtgtgggtatacttattgccccccagcttggcacctgtacattggggtttacCCCAGTGGACTGGAGAGGAGCCTCCCTTCGCCTTCGTGTGGGGGTACAGgtgctgactgttgtttgtgtgtatgcaccaaacagcagttcagagtacccaccttttttggagtctttggagggggtgctggagagcgctcccgctggaaagtccatcgttctgctgggggacttcaatgctcacgtgggcaatgacagtgggaCCTGGAAAGGTGTGATTGGAAGGAACGGCCcctcccgatcagaacccgaatgatgttctgttattggacttctgtgctcatcacggattgtccataacgaacatgttcaagcataaggatgtccatatgtgcatttggcaccaggacacccaaggccgcagttcgatgatcgactttgtggtcgtgtcgtAGGACTTGCGGCCGGATGTCTTGGatactctggtgaagagaggggcggagctgtcaactgatcaccacctggtggtgagtcggctccgatggtggtggaagatgccggtccgacctggcagacccaaacgtattgtgagggtctgctaggAACGTcaggcagagtcccctgtcagaaggacttTCAACTTGCACCTGCGGCAGAACTAGAAAAGGTCATGTTCTCCAGCAATAattttttcttgactttttttgttatggaggattttagagtgctcattccatattttttagaaaatgtcacaaagatggcggccacttgCCATGTTGCTATACTAAGTCATGGATGGCAGTGAATTTCCTCCAGCTCAACAACTAAAACAAAGGTTTTAGTTGTTGGTCCTGAAGCCAAGAGAGAGAAACTGTTACCGAAACCACAAGATTCCAAACCACCATAATGTGCAAAGAACCTGGGCGTCATTTTATTCTCTGATCTTAGTTTTATTCCACACATCTACAATGTAACTAAGATTGATTTTTACcatccttttctcttttttcttttattgcctGTCGTTTAGATTATTGCAATGCCGTGCTCTTGGGTCTTGCCAAAATGACCATCTCTAATCGACAACTGCAGAACTCACCTGCTCGCactaaaaatctgcaatatagcgggattGCAAAACCAGAACCGTGATATTGcgtaggattactgtatctgtattccgtgatggtaaattgcagggactcatcaTTGTTCCtgggttgggactcattgtttccatgaaatGTGCATTCCGGGACTCAGTCTCAAGTGTGAAATAATCTATGCAAGGTATAAATTAACCAGCTAAACTCACCATAAAGAATTATGCTGGCATTAGTGATCCCCATGGTGTTCACGGCAACACATGTGTAGTTCCCATAGTCTTCCTCGGAAACATTGAAGAAGATGAGCATTGACTGTTTGCCTTGATTCTCTATCCTTATCCCATTTATTCCATTGAAAAGCCTGAAAGAGAGGGGCAACACAACGAAGTCTTTTGTTAACAAAGAAAAATTAAGTGTTTTCTCTAACTGACTCACTTTAGAGCTTTGAACAAAGCAGGTAATCTACTTTAAATTCATGTAAtgtctatatttttttataaaaaaaacattcccataGAAATTAAATCAGAATAGGCATATGACAAAGATAGTCTTGGTTGAAACTGCCGTACAAGCTTAACAGTTTctcattaaaattgtattacatTCATGTATAATTGCTTATTGGATATTAATCTGACAAATTTGCAGTATTAGCCTAATGTCCAATCCTGTTAAATACACTACTCATGAAAGTTAGTAATATTGGGATTTTGGGTGAAAATTCGTAAAAAGCACTATGATCTTCACAGGTGAACTTAACTTGACCATctctataatttttttcaatgaaagttcagctgttcaataCCTCAGTGCATctttaacaaggagctgaacggcaacaTTCACTATTCATGGATCAAATACCTGTTGAGAATTTTTAATCTgaggaaaatgcattttaattttaaacaggATACAAAGTGTGTTTAAGTAGAGTCACAAGCTCATACACTCGGAATTGATGTGTTTGTGCatcaatgtacagtattccATAGAGTTTCAAGGAGAAACTTGCCTACGATCCTCTTTGTACCATTCAAAATCTGCTCGAGGGACAGCAGAGGCTTCACATTGAAGGACTCCTTTTTGTCCAACTGCAGTACCTGTACCCCTTGCCTTCGAAATTAAGGGAGGAtctaaaaatgaatgaaaaaaatgttaagaagaagaatcaccttttattgtcatgaactaCAGTACAGAATAGTTTTTTGTCGCTCCACCATATTTCAGATATCAGATTTATGCAGTGCAGTTAAAGATATTTAACAataactatttattacattctagacatactgtatataaacattaaaatatacaagTTATGTTTTTCTGTGTAGAAAGGGTAGGCGGTCCGACACCCTGACAATCCTAACCCAATGTTAAACCACGCAGTGATACTGATGAGTGGTTCAGTGGCAGTTGCTGTGCAGTGCCAATCACCGCTGGATAGATAAAcccttttttcattcaaatcaaatgtaaaataacgtaaatgtaaatttaaaaatttggcatgatgaccttttttttatttgtctggtGGTGGTGGACAATGAACAAGGATACATGTCAATGTGATTCAAAGAGGTCCTCATGATTACAAAACCCCTATAATATTGTATATCGATGAAGCTGACCCAACAAATTTCAAAGTATGTACTAATTGTACATGAGAAGAGAAAATCTGTAAGGCACAAAGAATTCATGCACCTTTTGTATGTCACTACCACCCACCACCCTAATTGTTGTTGGATAAAGTGATTGTTTAATCCTTACAGTTGACTGCGACCTGCATTGTCCTGACATCAGGGGCTGATATGCCATTTGAAGCAATGCACTCATATGATCCGGACTGATCTTTGgtgatggcaaccagttccagATGCTCTCCCTCTGTGACAAATGTATGAAAGCCTGTaaaaaggaaaggaagaagGATATTTGCATTAGAAAATTGACTTTTACTGATATGGTCTATGAAATTTAGTTTCACATGAAAAAGACCAGTGTCTCCAGACCAGCCATAGAGAAATGTATCAATTACTTTATCATGCTTTCATTCATCCATACATGCTATTTTTATCCATGTCCATGTCCTTGTTATGCAGTAATTGTTAATTCaggggcacggtggccgactgcttagagcatctgcctcacagttctgaggaccggggttgaatcccaggccccgcctgtgtggagtttgcatgttctccctgtgcctgcgtgggttttctccgggcactccagtttcctcccacatcccaaaaacatgcatgaattggagactctaaattgcccgtaggtgtgaatgtgactgcgaatggttgtttgtttgtgccctgcgacagcctatgacgtcagcaatggcgacccccccccctccccccaccaaggaaaaactcatcggatctagaggattcacgtaaatggcctatatTGAGTTCAAAACGttgaatttcgccgaaaggcaactgatttgcatgtatctTATAAAGATTCCACTCCCCTCCATCACAACCGTGTATGAGAAGTGGAAATTGATGGAGATACAGATATCAGATTTCTACCTGTTTGTGAGCATGCGGTAATGGACATTCTATCCCCAATATTTCCTGAgttgtggtgtccttgagcaaacaCTGATACCCAGAACTGCTCCCCAGACAGTTAAGTAGCCCtctgctccagtgtgtgtttgctgtgtcaACAACTGTGATGGATTGAATGCAGAGGgaacattttgtgtgcatgtgttcacgACAATAAAatcgtcttctttttctttaacaATGATCATGgtaatgatttctcacagtaTTTATTAACAATGATTTAGGAatcagataaatatcaatagtCAACACTTTTTCTCTGC carries:
- the opcml gene encoding opioid-binding protein/cell adhesion molecule isoform X2, with amino-acid sequence MENAAVTEYSIEIQNVDVHDEGPYVCSILTNKKPKATKVHLIVQVPARITNISKDITINEGNNVNLMCFAVGRPEASITWRHHSPRGFHTFVTEGEHLELVAITKDQSGSYECIASNGISAPDVRTMQVAVNYPPLISKARGTGTAVGQKGVLQCEASAVPRADFEWYKEDRRLFNGINGIRIENQGKQSMLIFFNVSEEDYGNYTCVAVNTMGITNASIILYGPGAMHDVNGAAVLSHFSLCSLLMMTLLYLVLKF